The following coding sequences are from one Xiphophorus couchianus chromosome 7, X_couchianus-1.0, whole genome shotgun sequence window:
- the cpap gene encoding centromere protein J isoform X1: MSSPSELQNLSADFFTKWMPSSTRAGVILSPPPELAGSLRHIAAAVPAPLHPDDSFVSDFAPLPASTDSSCLGVDGCGEGTRPVSYLRPAPQGVSDGHLENLGGMTSKTQDLPLMMKLEELKKWQQHMHEQLKAHQLEELLCLQEQQHRLLGVGDVPQICTEENPGLPGAQWRKDTVQRSPDRNCGLRQELQLSDQQEHEDDEGMWDSDKENPKQSLESDDAFMQPDVNSRQQENDLHDRPIKPGIGGQKKTFEELLEEQLRLEEQRLKSAQQQPKPARHEAAFPARRPFLKRGQGLSRFTSSSRASAQKAKDRKEQKPQAITRSNSAPGSILKGSSSAGPPLPVQRKTAVLNKENRGRGLRSPPQDVRAARTTTVLGSHQRQNTGPATSQTAPEPRPVKHHLGPEKLYNTGVPVQVVRNTGPNLQPNPVIKQVGLSGDAGKEKSCVSKAQSAGAGDGGGLPQHSFELSFQEKLQRWECNRHLESMELGEFELLEQAAEELSFSSNSSFVMKVLCLDQQKRHSAIGLHQRRLSSTPIKSASGSEPQKGGGVRLTDGSEREGISLESVASEAKMRENVLKSKVTEGGRESEAPHNDEISEFGGKEVSVCFSAPSNPAYDKRSYQDEESFRDEVEEDEDEESDSVASNADGSTLIEDGRDGQRKVIFDDDDTWNDLDDTAVTVECDSRGISPVPKLTASRVSPQEKAMLRKVAVSRAVEPDEGPENELAPASQLMTRLFPSLKPKAQSAPPPAPPENRKRDDTAQQVQSRQLRERLAELEMEIERFKKENAALTKLRQENERRQEDLRKERLMFEQAKAEELANFEECKREENRKLQKERKLFEKHVSAARAIPDKKEREEIQSLKQQLSSQQEELKRRESRWASTHSRLRQQIDSLHQENGALRDEIRTLEKLRLSAWRRNFASAEKGVQTRDGPGVSDSSVAKGVTFAIPLDSRGSSSSPLLSSAGRNSKDNGQAAAAGMKSSLRRSVGSGSSLSSSSTFSVRRTEEKPRPTSRSQEKPSNQKPEHSHDCSPRIDLEQEQPESCEARDPELPQEVVTHPDGKVEKVLAGGDRVIVFPNGTRKEVSADGLSAKVTFFNGDTKQITADQRVIYYYAEAQTTHITYPDGMEVLHFPNNQTEKHFSDGRKEITFPDQTVKNLFPDGREESVLTDGTIIQVNSDGTKEIHFNTGQKEIHTAEYKRREYPDGTVKTVYTDGRQETRYPTGRLRVKDKDGNIVLDNRV; encoded by the exons ATGTCATCACCGTCCGAGCTTCAGAACCTCTCGGCGGACTTCTTTACTAAGTGGATGCCGAGCAGCACCAGAGCCGGGGTGATCCTCAGCCCACCCCCGGAACTAGCAGGGTCCTTGCGGCACATTGCCGCCGCGGTACCCGCTCCCCTGCACCCGGACGATTCTTTCGTCTCCGATTTCGCTCCGCTGCCTGCCTCCACGGACAGCAGCTGCCTCGGCGTGGATGGATGTGGAGAGGGAACTAGGCCGGTGAGCTACCTCCGGCCTGCACCACAGGGGGTTTCAGATGGACACTTGGAGAATTTGGGGGGAATGACAAGCAAAACCCAAGATCTACCCCTGATGATGAAGCTGGAAGAG ctgaagaagTGGCAGCAGCACATGCATGAGCAGCTGAAAGCCCaccagctggaggagctgctgtgtttgcaggagcagcagcacagactgCTGGGGGTTGGGGATGTACCTCAGATCTGCACTGAAG AAAATCCAGGGCTGCCAGGAGCACAATGGCGAAAAGACACGGTCCAACGCAGCCCTGATAGGAACTGCGGCCTGCGGCAGGAGCTGCAGCTCTCTGACCAGCAGGAACATGAAGATGATGagg GCATGTGGGACTCCGACAAAGAGAATCCGAAGCAGAGTTTAGAGTCGGATGATGCGTTCATGCAGCCGGACGTCAACAGCAGGCAACAGGAAAATGACTTACATGACAg ACCCATAAAACCAGGTATTGGGGGGCAGAAGAAAACCTTTGAGGAGCTTCTGGAGGAGCAACTGAGGCTGGAGGAGCAGAGGTTGAAGTCTGCCCAGCAACAGCCT AAGCCAGCCAGGCATGAAGCTGCATTCCCAGCCAGGCGGCCCTTTCTGAAACGAGGACAGGGCCTCTCCAGATTTACCAGCAGCTCCAGGGCTTCAGCGCAGAAAGCGAAGGACAGGAAGGAGCAGAAACCACAGGCGATCACCCGCAGCAACTCCGCACCCGGTTCCATCCTGAAGGGCAGCTCCAGCGCCGGCCCGCCGCTTCCCGTCCAACGCAAAACCGCCGTACTCAATAAGGAGAACCGAGGAAGGGGGCTGCGTTCGCCGCCGCAGGACGTCAGGGCTGCGCGGACGACCACGGTCCTGGGGAGTCATCAGAGACAGAACACCGGACCTGCTACCAGTCAGACTGCACCGGAACCCAGACCGGTAAAGCATCATCTGGGGCCGGAGAAGTTATATAATACAGGCGTCCCAGTCCAGGTCGTGAGGAACACCGGTCCCAATCTGCAGCCGAACCCTGTGATCAAACAGGTGGGGTTGTCAGGCGATGCCGGGAAAGAGAAGAGTTGTGTTTCTAAAGCGCAGTCGGCTGGAGCGGGAGACGGAGGCGGACTTCCTCAGCATTCCTTCGAGCTGTCGTTCCAGGAGAAGCTGCAGCGGTGGGAGTGCAACCGGCACCTGGAGAGCATGGAGCTGGGAGAGTTTGAGCTGCTGGAGCAAGCGGCCGAGGAGCTGTCCTTCTCATCCAACTCCTCCTTCGTCATGAAG GTTCTTTGCTTGGACCAGCAGAAGAGGCACTCTGCCATTGGGCTCCACCAGAGGCGACTCTCCTCCACCCCTATCAAGTCGGCATCGGGAAGCGAACCTCAGAAGGGGGGAGGTGTCCGGCTCACCGACGGGTCGGAGCGTGAAGGGATTTCCCTAGAATCAGTAGCATCTGAGGCGAAAATGAGAGAGAATGTGCTCAAGAGCAAAGTAACCGAGGGAGGACGGGAATCTGAGGCTCCACACAACGACGAGATCTCTGAGTTTGGAGgcaaagaagtcagtgtttgtttttcagcaccTTCTAACCCCGCTTATGACAAGAGGTCTTACCAGGATGAGGAGAGTTTCAGGGACGAAGTggaagaagatgaagatgaggagagCGACAGCGTCGCCAGCAATGCCGACGGTTCCACTCTGATCGAGGACGGACGCGACGGGCAGAGGAAGGTCATATTTGACGACGACGACACTTGGAACGACCTGGACGACACGGCCGTCACGGTGGAATGCGATAGTCGGGGGATCAGTCCGGTTCCCAAGCTGACAGCCAGCAGAGTTTCCCCACAGGAGAAGGCTATGCTGAGGAAAGTAGCGGTGAGCAGAGCTGTGGAGCCGGATGAAGGCCCGGAGAACGAACTTGCACCAGCTTCTCAACTCATGACCAGACTGTTCCCCTCGTTAAAGCCCAAAGCTCAGAGCGCACCTCCACCTGCTCCACCTGAGAACAGGAAACGGGACGACACAG CCCAGCAGGTCCAATCCAGACAGCTCAGAGAGCGGCTGGCTGAGCTGGAGATGGAGATAGAGAGATTTAAGAAAGAGAACGCTGCACTGACCAAGCTCAGGCAGGAGAACGAGAGAAGACAGGAAGACCTCAG GAAAGAGCGTTTGATGTTCGAGCAAGCAAAAGCCGAGGAGCTGGCCAATTTTGAGGAGTGCAAGAGGGAGGAGAACAGGAAGCTGCAGAAAGAGCGCAAGCTGTTTGAGAAGCACGTGTCGGCGGCCAGAGCCATTCCTGACAAAAAGGAACGGGAGGAAATCCAG TCGTTGAAGCAGCAGCTGAGCTCCcagcaggaggagctgaagagGAGGGAGAGCCGCTGGGCCTCCACACACAGCCGCCTGCGACAGCAGATCGACTCCCTCCACCAGGAGAACGGCGCTCTGCGCGACGAG ATTCGAACCCTGGAGAAGCTGCGCCTCAGTGCCTGGAGGAGAAACTTCGCCTCTGCAGAGAAAGGCGTCCAAACGAGGGACGGACCCGGAGTTTCAGATAGCAGCGTGGCTAAGGGAGTAACGTTTGCG ATTCCCCTGGACTCTAGAGGAAGCAGCTCCAGCCCTCTGCTCAGCTCAGCAGGAAGGAACTCGAAGGATAATGGCCAAGCAGCCGCAG CAGGAATGAAAAGCAGCCTGAGGAGGTCGGTCGGGTCAGGATCTTCTCTGTCGTCCTCTTCAACGTTTTCTGTAAGGAGGACGGAAGAAAAGCCAAGACCTACGAGCAGGAGCCAGGAAAAACCATCCAACCAGAAACCGGAGCATTCACACGACTGCTCTCCA agAATAGATCTAGAGCAAGAGCAACCGGAAAGCTGCGAGGCCCGTGATCCAGAACTACCTCAGGAGGTCGTCACACACCCTGATGGCAAG GTAGAGAAGGTTCTGGCTGGCGGCGATCGCGTCATCGTCTTTCCCAACGGTACTAGAAAAGAGGTTTCAGCAGACGGGCTTTCGGCCAAGGTCACCTTCTTCAACGgagacacaaaacaaatcacagCCGATCAGAGAGTG ATCTACTACTACGCTGAGGCTCAGACCACACACATCACGTATCCTGACGGTATGGAAGTCCTGCACTTTCCCAACAACCAGACAG agaaacatttttcagatggCCGCAAAGAAATCACCTTCCCAGATCAGACGGTGAAGAACCTGTTTCCTGATGGCAGAGAGGAAAGCGTGCTGACCGACGGGACCATCATCCAGGTCAACTC GGACGGCACCAAAGAGATCCACTTCAACACGGGCCAGAAGGAAATACACACTGCTGAATACAAGAGGCGGGAGTATCCAGACGGCACAGTGAAGACCGTTTACACCGACGGCAGGCAAGAAACTCGCTACCCAACAGGGCGGCTTAGGGTCAAGGACAAAGACGGAAACATCGTCCTGGACAACCGGGTATAA
- the cpap gene encoding centromere protein J isoform X2, which yields MSSPSELQNLSADFFTKWMPSSTRAGVILSPPPELAGSLRHIAAAVPAPLHPDDSFVSDFAPLPASTDSSCLGVDGCGEGTRPVSYLRPAPQGVSDGHLENLGGMTSKTQDLPLMMKLEELKKWQQHMHEQLKAHQLEELLCLQEQQHRLLGVGDVPQICTEENPGLPGAQWRKDTVQRSPDRNCGLRQELQLSDQQEHEDDEGMWDSDKENPKQSLESDDAFMQPDVNSRQQENDLHDRPIKPGIGGQKKTFEELLEEQLRLEEQRLKSAQQQPKPARHEAAFPARRPFLKRGQGLSRFTSSSRASAQKAKDRKEQKPQAITRSNSAPGSILKGSSSAGPPLPVQRKTAVLNKENRGRGLRSPPQDVRAARTTTVLGSHQRQNTGPATSQTAPEPRPVKHHLGPEKLYNTGVPVQVVRNTGPNLQPNPVIKQVGLSGDAGKEKSCVSKAQSAGAGDGGGLPQHSFELSFQEKLQRWECNRHLESMELGEFELLEQAAEELSFSSNSSFVMKVLCLDQQKRHSAIGLHQRRLSSTPIKSASGSEPQKGGGVRLTDGSEREGISLESVASEAKMRENVLKSKVTEGGRESEAPHNDEISEFGGKEVSVCFSAPSNPAYDKRSYQDEESFRDEVEEDEDEESDSVASNADGSTLIEDGRDGQRKVIFDDDDTWNDLDDTAVTVECDSRGISPVPKLTASRVSPQEKAMLRKVAVSRAVEPDEGPENELAPASQLMTRLFPSLKPKAQSAPPPAPPENRKRDDTAQQVQSRQLRERLAELEMEIERFKKENAALTKLRQENERRQEDLRKERLMFEQAKAEELANFEECKREENRKLQKERKLFEKHVSAARAIPDKKEREEIQSLKQQLSSQQEELKRRESRWASTHSRLRQQIDSLHQENGALRDEIRTLEKLRLSAWRRNFASAEKGVQTRDGPGVSDSSVAKGVTFAIPLDSRGSSSSPLLSSAGRNSKDNGQAAAGMKSSLRRSVGSGSSLSSSSTFSVRRTEEKPRPTSRSQEKPSNQKPEHSHDCSPRIDLEQEQPESCEARDPELPQEVVTHPDGKVEKVLAGGDRVIVFPNGTRKEVSADGLSAKVTFFNGDTKQITADQRVIYYYAEAQTTHITYPDGMEVLHFPNNQTEKHFSDGRKEITFPDQTVKNLFPDGREESVLTDGTIIQVNSDGTKEIHFNTGQKEIHTAEYKRREYPDGTVKTVYTDGRQETRYPTGRLRVKDKDGNIVLDNRV from the exons ATGTCATCACCGTCCGAGCTTCAGAACCTCTCGGCGGACTTCTTTACTAAGTGGATGCCGAGCAGCACCAGAGCCGGGGTGATCCTCAGCCCACCCCCGGAACTAGCAGGGTCCTTGCGGCACATTGCCGCCGCGGTACCCGCTCCCCTGCACCCGGACGATTCTTTCGTCTCCGATTTCGCTCCGCTGCCTGCCTCCACGGACAGCAGCTGCCTCGGCGTGGATGGATGTGGAGAGGGAACTAGGCCGGTGAGCTACCTCCGGCCTGCACCACAGGGGGTTTCAGATGGACACTTGGAGAATTTGGGGGGAATGACAAGCAAAACCCAAGATCTACCCCTGATGATGAAGCTGGAAGAG ctgaagaagTGGCAGCAGCACATGCATGAGCAGCTGAAAGCCCaccagctggaggagctgctgtgtttgcaggagcagcagcacagactgCTGGGGGTTGGGGATGTACCTCAGATCTGCACTGAAG AAAATCCAGGGCTGCCAGGAGCACAATGGCGAAAAGACACGGTCCAACGCAGCCCTGATAGGAACTGCGGCCTGCGGCAGGAGCTGCAGCTCTCTGACCAGCAGGAACATGAAGATGATGagg GCATGTGGGACTCCGACAAAGAGAATCCGAAGCAGAGTTTAGAGTCGGATGATGCGTTCATGCAGCCGGACGTCAACAGCAGGCAACAGGAAAATGACTTACATGACAg ACCCATAAAACCAGGTATTGGGGGGCAGAAGAAAACCTTTGAGGAGCTTCTGGAGGAGCAACTGAGGCTGGAGGAGCAGAGGTTGAAGTCTGCCCAGCAACAGCCT AAGCCAGCCAGGCATGAAGCTGCATTCCCAGCCAGGCGGCCCTTTCTGAAACGAGGACAGGGCCTCTCCAGATTTACCAGCAGCTCCAGGGCTTCAGCGCAGAAAGCGAAGGACAGGAAGGAGCAGAAACCACAGGCGATCACCCGCAGCAACTCCGCACCCGGTTCCATCCTGAAGGGCAGCTCCAGCGCCGGCCCGCCGCTTCCCGTCCAACGCAAAACCGCCGTACTCAATAAGGAGAACCGAGGAAGGGGGCTGCGTTCGCCGCCGCAGGACGTCAGGGCTGCGCGGACGACCACGGTCCTGGGGAGTCATCAGAGACAGAACACCGGACCTGCTACCAGTCAGACTGCACCGGAACCCAGACCGGTAAAGCATCATCTGGGGCCGGAGAAGTTATATAATACAGGCGTCCCAGTCCAGGTCGTGAGGAACACCGGTCCCAATCTGCAGCCGAACCCTGTGATCAAACAGGTGGGGTTGTCAGGCGATGCCGGGAAAGAGAAGAGTTGTGTTTCTAAAGCGCAGTCGGCTGGAGCGGGAGACGGAGGCGGACTTCCTCAGCATTCCTTCGAGCTGTCGTTCCAGGAGAAGCTGCAGCGGTGGGAGTGCAACCGGCACCTGGAGAGCATGGAGCTGGGAGAGTTTGAGCTGCTGGAGCAAGCGGCCGAGGAGCTGTCCTTCTCATCCAACTCCTCCTTCGTCATGAAG GTTCTTTGCTTGGACCAGCAGAAGAGGCACTCTGCCATTGGGCTCCACCAGAGGCGACTCTCCTCCACCCCTATCAAGTCGGCATCGGGAAGCGAACCTCAGAAGGGGGGAGGTGTCCGGCTCACCGACGGGTCGGAGCGTGAAGGGATTTCCCTAGAATCAGTAGCATCTGAGGCGAAAATGAGAGAGAATGTGCTCAAGAGCAAAGTAACCGAGGGAGGACGGGAATCTGAGGCTCCACACAACGACGAGATCTCTGAGTTTGGAGgcaaagaagtcagtgtttgtttttcagcaccTTCTAACCCCGCTTATGACAAGAGGTCTTACCAGGATGAGGAGAGTTTCAGGGACGAAGTggaagaagatgaagatgaggagagCGACAGCGTCGCCAGCAATGCCGACGGTTCCACTCTGATCGAGGACGGACGCGACGGGCAGAGGAAGGTCATATTTGACGACGACGACACTTGGAACGACCTGGACGACACGGCCGTCACGGTGGAATGCGATAGTCGGGGGATCAGTCCGGTTCCCAAGCTGACAGCCAGCAGAGTTTCCCCACAGGAGAAGGCTATGCTGAGGAAAGTAGCGGTGAGCAGAGCTGTGGAGCCGGATGAAGGCCCGGAGAACGAACTTGCACCAGCTTCTCAACTCATGACCAGACTGTTCCCCTCGTTAAAGCCCAAAGCTCAGAGCGCACCTCCACCTGCTCCACCTGAGAACAGGAAACGGGACGACACAG CCCAGCAGGTCCAATCCAGACAGCTCAGAGAGCGGCTGGCTGAGCTGGAGATGGAGATAGAGAGATTTAAGAAAGAGAACGCTGCACTGACCAAGCTCAGGCAGGAGAACGAGAGAAGACAGGAAGACCTCAG GAAAGAGCGTTTGATGTTCGAGCAAGCAAAAGCCGAGGAGCTGGCCAATTTTGAGGAGTGCAAGAGGGAGGAGAACAGGAAGCTGCAGAAAGAGCGCAAGCTGTTTGAGAAGCACGTGTCGGCGGCCAGAGCCATTCCTGACAAAAAGGAACGGGAGGAAATCCAG TCGTTGAAGCAGCAGCTGAGCTCCcagcaggaggagctgaagagGAGGGAGAGCCGCTGGGCCTCCACACACAGCCGCCTGCGACAGCAGATCGACTCCCTCCACCAGGAGAACGGCGCTCTGCGCGACGAG ATTCGAACCCTGGAGAAGCTGCGCCTCAGTGCCTGGAGGAGAAACTTCGCCTCTGCAGAGAAAGGCGTCCAAACGAGGGACGGACCCGGAGTTTCAGATAGCAGCGTGGCTAAGGGAGTAACGTTTGCG ATTCCCCTGGACTCTAGAGGAAGCAGCTCCAGCCCTCTGCTCAGCTCAGCAGGAAGGAACTCGAAGGATAATGGCCAAGCAGCCGCAG GAATGAAAAGCAGCCTGAGGAGGTCGGTCGGGTCAGGATCTTCTCTGTCGTCCTCTTCAACGTTTTCTGTAAGGAGGACGGAAGAAAAGCCAAGACCTACGAGCAGGAGCCAGGAAAAACCATCCAACCAGAAACCGGAGCATTCACACGACTGCTCTCCA agAATAGATCTAGAGCAAGAGCAACCGGAAAGCTGCGAGGCCCGTGATCCAGAACTACCTCAGGAGGTCGTCACACACCCTGATGGCAAG GTAGAGAAGGTTCTGGCTGGCGGCGATCGCGTCATCGTCTTTCCCAACGGTACTAGAAAAGAGGTTTCAGCAGACGGGCTTTCGGCCAAGGTCACCTTCTTCAACGgagacacaaaacaaatcacagCCGATCAGAGAGTG ATCTACTACTACGCTGAGGCTCAGACCACACACATCACGTATCCTGACGGTATGGAAGTCCTGCACTTTCCCAACAACCAGACAG agaaacatttttcagatggCCGCAAAGAAATCACCTTCCCAGATCAGACGGTGAAGAACCTGTTTCCTGATGGCAGAGAGGAAAGCGTGCTGACCGACGGGACCATCATCCAGGTCAACTC GGACGGCACCAAAGAGATCCACTTCAACACGGGCCAGAAGGAAATACACACTGCTGAATACAAGAGGCGGGAGTATCCAGACGGCACAGTGAAGACCGTTTACACCGACGGCAGGCAAGAAACTCGCTACCCAACAGGGCGGCTTAGGGTCAAGGACAAAGACGGAAACATCGTCCTGGACAACCGGGTATAA